A genomic segment from Thermogemmatispora onikobensis encodes:
- a CDS encoding DeoR/GlpR family DNA-binding transcription regulator produces the protein MKKENKIIAQERRRKIFEIIESSGVASVRDLAQRFAVSSITVVRDLQELEEQGLIRRVHGGAISLRGASYEPPFSARETEHAEEKRRIAARAVELVNDGESLILDVGTTTLEIARALKGKRNLTVLVTNLRAALELANQSAIQVIVVGGKLRPSELSLVGHLAERTLRSFQVDKAFIAVGGVTVEHGLTEFNFEEAGTKQAMIERARRRIVVADHSKFGKVMLTAVAPLSAIDTIITDSGLDSETLTRLRELGIEVILA, from the coding sequence ATGAAGAAGGAAAATAAGATTATTGCTCAGGAACGTCGTAGAAAGATATTTGAAATTATTGAGTCTAGTGGGGTGGCCTCGGTACGCGATCTGGCGCAGCGCTTTGCCGTCTCTAGCATTACGGTAGTCAGAGATTTGCAGGAGCTGGAAGAGCAGGGGCTGATCAGGCGGGTACATGGAGGAGCCATCAGCCTGCGCGGAGCCAGCTATGAACCGCCGTTTAGTGCGCGCGAGACCGAGCATGCTGAGGAAAAGAGGCGCATCGCGGCGCGGGCTGTGGAGTTGGTCAACGATGGGGAGAGCCTGATTCTTGATGTGGGGACAACGACGCTGGAGATCGCGCGGGCGCTCAAGGGAAAGCGCAATCTGACGGTGCTGGTAACGAATCTACGGGCGGCTCTGGAGTTGGCCAATCAGTCGGCGATTCAGGTCATCGTCGTGGGAGGGAAGCTACGCCCGAGCGAGCTGTCGCTGGTCGGTCATCTGGCCGAGCGGACGCTGCGCAGTTTCCAGGTCGATAAAGCTTTCATCGCTGTTGGTGGTGTTACAGTCGAACATGGGCTGACCGAGTTCAATTTTGAGGAGGCCGGCACGAAGCAGGCGATGATTGAGCGGGCGCGACGGCGCATTGTGGTAGCCGATCATAGCAAATTTGGGAAGGTGATGCTGACAGCAGTGGCGCCATTAAGTGCCATCGATACTATTATCACGGACAGCGGGCTGGATAGCGAGACGCTGACTCGCCTGCGCGAGTTGGGGATCGAGGTCATTCTTGCCTAG
- a CDS encoding heavy metal translocating P-type ATPase — protein sequence MATYLPGPGGPQSSIERSSGGNGESEQMAALTLALEGMSCASCARRIERGLQRLPGVKEASVNFATEKATVLYDPGQVSPALMVEKVEQLGYEALPLGPSAEEGRGGEEDQRSEYVGGDSVSSGGKDTAAAGALGVSEGQRQVDQRRLWLLLMAIALSLPVVVLSMFFMDRFPGENYLLLLLTTPVWAVVGWEFHRNALKNLRHGSATMDTLISAGSTAAYLLSLVATAVPQLADEPTFYDTAALIITLISLGRYLEARARGEAGQAIRRLIGLQPRSAHLLRDGQEHEVPIAAVKPGDLLVVRPGERIPVDGLVVAGHSTVDESMVTGESLPVEKGEGEPLIGATINQSGLLTMRATRVGADTLLANIIRLVEQAQGSKAPVQRLADRVAGIFVPAVLVIALLTFLGWGLVGAMSGGGSVDWIRALIAAVAVLVVACPCALGLATPTAIMVGTGVGAEQGILIKGGESLERIQAVQALLFDKTGTLTRGKPQLTALLALAPWDEAGLLRLTAEVEQGSEHPLARAVVEAAHQRGLSLRRRPEHLTALPGRGLEAVLEGQEILIGGPRLLEERGVGLVEVRPELERLEQQGGTVMLVAVAGRLAGLLALADTLKPGSAEAVRQLQAHGLQLWLVSGDHQRTAQAIAAQVGIPTERVLADLLPAEKAKQVHRLQQQGLTVAFAGDGINDAPALAQADVGIAMGNGSDIALETADIVLVKGNLRSLATALALSRATLRTVKQNLFWAFAYNSVLIPTAILSPLIPFLKEQAPIFAAAAMALSSVSVVGNALRLRRFERWGSER from the coding sequence ATGGCAACCTATCTGCCTGGTCCTGGTGGACCGCAGAGCAGCATAGAGCGGAGCAGTGGAGGGAACGGTGAGTCTGAGCAGATGGCTGCGCTGACGCTGGCGCTGGAGGGCATGAGCTGCGCCTCTTGTGCCAGGCGCATTGAGCGGGGCCTACAGCGCTTGCCGGGCGTCAAGGAGGCTAGCGTTAACTTTGCCACGGAGAAAGCCACAGTGCTTTATGATCCTGGTCAGGTTAGCCCGGCGTTGATGGTCGAGAAAGTTGAGCAACTGGGCTATGAAGCGCTGCCGCTTGGGCCGTCCGCAGAGGAAGGAAGGGGGGGGGAAGAGGATCAGCGCAGCGAGTACGTCGGGGGAGATAGTGTGAGCAGCGGCGGCAAAGACACGGCTGCGGCGGGGGCTTTGGGCGTGAGTGAGGGCCAGCGGCAGGTGGATCAACGTCGGCTATGGCTGCTACTCATGGCGATCGCTCTCTCGCTGCCTGTCGTTGTGCTCAGCATGTTCTTCATGGACCGCTTCCCGGGGGAGAACTATCTCCTGTTGTTGCTCACGACGCCTGTCTGGGCGGTGGTTGGTTGGGAATTTCACCGTAATGCGCTCAAGAACCTGCGGCATGGGTCGGCCACCATGGACACACTCATCTCGGCTGGCTCAACGGCGGCTTACCTGCTCAGCCTGGTGGCCACGGCGGTCCCGCAGCTAGCTGATGAGCCGACCTTTTATGACACTGCGGCCCTGATCATCACACTCATTTCCCTGGGGCGCTATCTAGAGGCGCGGGCCAGAGGCGAGGCTGGTCAGGCTATTCGCCGTCTGATCGGACTGCAGCCGCGCAGTGCGCATCTCCTGCGCGATGGTCAGGAGCACGAAGTACCAATTGCCGCAGTCAAGCCGGGCGACCTGCTCGTCGTGCGTCCCGGCGAGCGCATCCCTGTCGATGGTCTGGTCGTGGCCGGTCACTCGACGGTCGATGAGTCGATGGTCACCGGGGAGAGCCTGCCAGTCGAGAAAGGAGAGGGCGAGCCGCTGATCGGGGCGACGATCAACCAGAGCGGCCTGTTGACCATGCGGGCCACGCGCGTCGGCGCCGATACCCTGCTGGCCAATATCATTCGTCTCGTTGAGCAGGCCCAGGGCAGCAAGGCCCCTGTGCAGCGTCTGGCCGACCGCGTAGCGGGCATATTTGTACCAGCGGTGCTGGTGATTGCCCTGCTGACCTTCCTCGGTTGGGGACTGGTGGGGGCTATGAGTGGGGGGGGGAGCGTGGACTGGATCAGGGCCTTGATCGCGGCGGTGGCCGTGCTGGTGGTGGCCTGTCCCTGCGCATTGGGACTGGCAACCCCTACAGCCATCATGGTGGGTACCGGTGTGGGAGCTGAGCAAGGGATTCTGATCAAGGGAGGCGAGAGCCTGGAACGTATTCAAGCAGTGCAGGCGCTGCTCTTTGATAAGACAGGCACCTTAACACGTGGCAAGCCGCAGCTCACTGCGCTGTTGGCTCTGGCTCCCTGGGACGAAGCTGGCTTACTGCGTCTGACCGCCGAGGTTGAGCAAGGCTCGGAGCATCCGCTGGCGCGCGCCGTAGTGGAGGCGGCCCACCAGCGTGGCCTCTCTCTGAGGCGCAGGCCGGAGCACCTGACGGCTCTGCCCGGTCGGGGCCTGGAGGCCGTACTAGAAGGGCAGGAGATCTTGATCGGTGGGCCGCGCCTGTTGGAGGAGCGTGGCGTGGGGCTGGTGGAAGTGCGTCCCGAGCTGGAGCGGCTGGAGCAGCAAGGGGGCACCGTGATGCTGGTAGCTGTAGCTGGTCGGCTGGCGGGCCTGCTGGCGCTGGCTGATACCTTGAAACCAGGCTCGGCTGAGGCGGTGCGCCAACTGCAGGCCCACGGGCTGCAGCTCTGGCTTGTCAGCGGCGATCACCAGCGTACAGCCCAGGCCATCGCCGCTCAGGTTGGCATCCCCACTGAGCGCGTGCTCGCTGACCTTCTGCCGGCGGAGAAAGCTAAACAGGTGCATCGCCTGCAGCAGCAGGGGCTGACCGTGGCCTTCGCGGGCGATGGCATCAATGATGCACCTGCGCTGGCCCAGGCCGATGTTGGGATTGCGATGGGTAACGGCAGCGATATCGCCCTGGAGACGGCTGATATTGTCCTGGTCAAAGGGAATCTGCGCAGCCTGGCCACCGCACTGGCCCTGTCACGGGCGACGTTGCGCACCGTCAAGCAAAACCTCTTCTGGGCCTTTGCTTATAATAGTGTGCTCATTCCGACAGCGATCCTCTCGCCTCTGATTCCTTTCCTCAAGGAGCAGGCCCCGATCTTCGCGGCAGCGGCGATGGCGCTCTCCTCAGTCTCTGTGGTCGGGAATGCCCTCCGTTTGCGTCGCTTTGAACGGTGGGGGAGCGAGCGGTAG
- a CDS encoding electron transfer flavoprotein subunit beta/FixA family protein translates to MKIFVCVKQIPDPNTVESKLDPATKRLVRTGVSLVLDPGDETTIAAAIKLRDSLGNSELTAISMGPASAQEALRRALAMGVDRAILISDPALAGSDVLGTARTLAAALKRESPDLIFCSTESTDGYTGMVPGAIAELLGLPQLTFAREITVEGSKAVIKRVTQTGYEVVESPLPAVVTIASGSFEAIYPTMKGIMSARKKPFSQLSLSDLGLEPSQVGEAGAREQILSIGKAEARAAGQIIKDEGNAAEIIADFLQRHQLL, encoded by the coding sequence ATGAAGATCTTCGTCTGTGTAAAGCAGATTCCAGACCCCAACACCGTCGAAAGCAAGCTTGACCCTGCCACAAAACGACTGGTGCGCACCGGGGTCTCGCTGGTGCTTGACCCGGGAGACGAGACAACGATCGCGGCTGCGATCAAGCTGCGCGATAGTCTCGGCAACAGCGAGCTGACAGCGATCAGCATGGGCCCAGCCAGTGCCCAGGAGGCCCTGCGACGCGCCCTGGCGATGGGCGTTGACCGCGCGATTCTCATTAGTGATCCGGCCCTGGCTGGTTCGGATGTGCTGGGCACGGCGCGCACACTGGCTGCCGCCCTCAAGCGCGAGAGTCCCGATCTGATCTTCTGCTCGACCGAGAGCACCGATGGCTACACCGGCATGGTGCCTGGGGCGATTGCCGAGTTGCTGGGCCTGCCCCAGCTCACCTTTGCGCGCGAGATTACCGTCGAGGGGAGCAAAGCCGTGATCAAGCGCGTCACGCAGACCGGCTATGAGGTGGTCGAGAGTCCTTTGCCCGCCGTGGTGACCATCGCCAGCGGCTCCTTCGAGGCCATCTATCCGACGATGAAGGGCATTATGAGTGCGCGCAAGAAGCCCTTCAGTCAGTTGAGCCTGAGCGATCTCGGGCTGGAGCCGTCGCAGGTCGGGGAGGCCGGCGCCCGCGAGCAGATCCTCTCCATCGGGAAGGCCGAGGCCCGCGCCGCCGGGCAGATTATTAAGGACGAGGGCAACGCTGCCGAGATCATTGCCGACTTCTTGCAGCGTCACCAGTTGCTCTAG
- a CDS encoding electron transfer flavoprotein subunit alpha/FixB family protein: MAKTIWVLVEIEDGRPARSSLEVLSKAAHLGRAEAIVLGSAAATVAPSLGEFGAEKVYVHADPTYDTYLTLPAVDTISDLLQRQQPDLLLFPTTYDVRDIAARLSARHNLGLITDATDLRYEGERLEVTVPWGGENVVVATHPYQGTGIVLTRPKAFSVERFEGRQAEIEQLSVTLRPESQQMKILDRVEVQSEGPALEDASIIVSGGRGLGKAENYHLVEELAAVLGGAPGATRAIVDAGWLPYSYQIGQTGKTVKPTLYIACGISGAIQHLAGMKGSKYIIAINKDEHAPIFSVADLGIVGDVLTILPQLTEEVKRRKAQL; the protein is encoded by the coding sequence ATGGCAAAAACGATCTGGGTCCTGGTCGAAATCGAGGATGGCCGGCCAGCTCGCTCGTCTCTTGAGGTGCTCAGTAAGGCCGCCCATCTGGGTCGCGCCGAGGCGATTGTACTCGGCTCCGCCGCCGCGACGGTGGCCCCCTCCCTGGGTGAGTTTGGCGCCGAAAAGGTCTACGTCCACGCCGATCCTACTTACGATACCTACCTGACGCTCCCCGCTGTCGATACCATCAGCGATTTGCTGCAGCGGCAGCAGCCCGATCTTCTGCTCTTCCCCACCACCTACGATGTCCGCGATATCGCTGCTCGCCTGAGCGCCCGCCACAATCTGGGCCTGATCACGGATGCTACCGACCTCCGCTACGAGGGCGAGCGCCTGGAGGTGACGGTCCCCTGGGGCGGAGAGAACGTCGTGGTCGCCACCCATCCTTATCAGGGAACGGGAATCGTGCTGACGCGCCCGAAAGCTTTCTCGGTGGAGCGTTTCGAGGGCCGTCAGGCTGAGATCGAGCAGCTCTCGGTGACGCTGCGGCCCGAGTCGCAGCAGATGAAGATCCTCGACCGCGTCGAGGTCCAGAGCGAAGGCCCCGCCCTGGAGGATGCCAGCATTATTGTGAGTGGAGGCCGCGGTCTGGGGAAGGCCGAGAATTACCACCTGGTCGAGGAGCTGGCGGCAGTGCTCGGCGGAGCGCCGGGCGCGACACGAGCTATCGTCGATGCCGGCTGGCTTCCCTACAGCTATCAGATCGGACAGACTGGCAAGACGGTCAAGCCAACCCTCTATATTGCTTGCGGCATTAGCGGCGCGATCCAGCATCTGGCTGGCATGAAAGGCTCGAAGTATATCATCGCCATCAATAAGGATGAGCACGCGCCGATCTTCTCAGTGGCCGATTTGGGCATCGTCGGCGATGTGCTGACGATCCTGCCCCAGCTGACCGAGGAAGTGAAGCGGCGTAAAGCCCAGCTCTAG
- a CDS encoding (Fe-S)-binding protein, whose amino-acid sequence MAPPAISPTGGWIGTTIFVVIFLAALTVFGLRAGQLVTLLAKARREDRTDHLEERIGDFLLVVLGQSGVLRDPIPGLAHFFTFWGFIIIQFGLLNLILGAFNGSLPLIGHDHTFAALLDLFVLFVLVSLIVFAIRRGIVRPRQLSSRLHGPWDGFIILGLIFLVLLTLALVETFGFAASHGEEWSLIGSWLGPSFYGLGTATNVVLYRVFWWAHILTVLGFLVYLPGSKHLHLMATPFNVFFRNYGPRGALPLLENLEEREDYGVSKAEQFTWKQLLDGYACTECGRCNTVCPATNTGKPLLPKEIILGVKESLLDRRHEIVGEPNLFQKLPLADVRGGNGHEEIQPLVGGVISKEALWACTTCGACMEICPVSIEHVPKIVDMRRSLVMEESDFPPEVTSLFNNIERNGNPWEISNDRRAEWAAGLGVPLMAENPDAEVLYWVGCMGSFDQRNRKVATALVKILKAAGVNFAILGPEESCTGDPARRIGNEYLWQMMAQQNIEVLNSYGFNTAQTETETAHNGHGHNGQTARPRTIITACPHCFNTIKNEYPQLGGHYEVIHHSVFIDRLIKEGRLQLPTGFDQRKLTYHDPCYVGRYNGVYDEPRRVLTVLNSNGVTEMRRNRNKSFCCGGGGGRAWMEERLGKRVNQTRVNEALETEAEVLAAACPFCIMMFEDGVKGVEAEERLQVEDIAEIVARALEEAATPAPARTGQ is encoded by the coding sequence ATGGCACCCCCTGCCATTTCTCCAACCGGTGGGTGGATCGGGACGACTATCTTTGTGGTAATTTTCCTGGCGGCGCTGACAGTTTTCGGCCTGCGCGCCGGGCAGCTGGTGACGCTGCTGGCTAAGGCTCGCCGCGAGGATCGCACCGATCATCTGGAGGAGCGCATCGGCGATTTCCTGCTGGTGGTGCTCGGTCAGAGCGGCGTCCTGCGCGATCCAATCCCCGGCCTGGCACACTTTTTTACCTTCTGGGGCTTTATCATTATTCAGTTCGGGCTGCTGAATCTGATCCTGGGAGCTTTTAACGGCTCGCTCCCGCTGATCGGCCACGATCATACGTTTGCAGCCTTGCTCGACCTCTTTGTGCTTTTCGTGCTGGTCTCGCTGATTGTCTTCGCGATCCGGCGCGGTATCGTGCGTCCCCGACAGTTATCGAGCCGCCTGCACGGCCCGTGGGACGGCTTTATTATCCTGGGCCTCATTTTCCTGGTCCTGCTGACCCTGGCCCTGGTTGAGACCTTCGGCTTTGCCGCCAGCCACGGCGAGGAGTGGTCTCTGATCGGTTCCTGGCTTGGCCCCTCCTTCTATGGCCTGGGCACGGCCACCAACGTGGTCCTCTACCGCGTCTTCTGGTGGGCCCACATCCTGACGGTGCTGGGCTTCCTGGTCTATCTACCGGGATCGAAGCATTTGCATCTGATGGCGACGCCCTTCAATGTCTTCTTCCGTAACTATGGTCCCCGCGGCGCGCTGCCGCTGTTGGAGAACCTGGAGGAGCGCGAGGACTACGGGGTCTCTAAGGCAGAGCAGTTTACCTGGAAGCAGCTACTGGATGGCTACGCCTGTACGGAGTGCGGTCGCTGCAATACGGTCTGCCCGGCTACGAATACCGGTAAGCCGCTGCTGCCCAAGGAGATTATCCTGGGCGTCAAGGAGTCGCTGCTCGACCGCCGTCATGAGATCGTGGGTGAGCCGAATCTTTTCCAGAAGCTGCCGCTGGCCGATGTGCGCGGCGGCAACGGCCATGAGGAGATTCAGCCGCTCGTGGGCGGGGTGATCAGTAAAGAGGCACTCTGGGCCTGCACTACCTGCGGCGCCTGTATGGAGATCTGCCCGGTTTCGATCGAGCATGTGCCCAAGATCGTGGATATGCGGCGCTCTCTGGTGATGGAGGAGAGCGATTTCCCTCCCGAGGTGACGTCGCTGTTCAACAATATCGAGCGCAATGGCAATCCGTGGGAGATCAGTAACGATCGCCGCGCGGAGTGGGCCGCGGGCCTGGGTGTGCCGCTGATGGCGGAAAACCCCGATGCCGAGGTGCTCTATTGGGTCGGCTGCATGGGGTCTTTCGATCAGCGGAACCGGAAGGTGGCGACAGCGCTGGTGAAGATTCTGAAGGCCGCCGGGGTGAATTTCGCTATCCTCGGCCCCGAGGAGTCCTGCACGGGCGACCCGGCTCGCCGCATCGGCAATGAGTACCTCTGGCAGATGATGGCCCAGCAGAATATTGAGGTGCTCAATAGCTACGGCTTTAATACCGCTCAGACGGAGACCGAGACCGCCCACAATGGCCACGGCCATAACGGCCAGACCGCCCGCCCACGGACTATCATTACGGCTTGCCCGCACTGCTTCAATACGATTAAGAATGAGTATCCACAGCTCGGCGGCCACTATGAGGTGATCCACCATAGTGTTTTCATCGATCGCTTGATCAAGGAGGGCCGCCTGCAGCTCCCCACCGGCTTCGATCAGCGTAAGCTGACCTACCACGACCCTTGCTATGTTGGCCGCTATAATGGGGTCTACGATGAGCCGCGCCGCGTGTTGACGGTGCTCAATAGCAACGGGGTCACGGAGATGCGCCGCAACCGCAATAAGAGTTTCTGCTGCGGCGGCGGCGGCGGTCGCGCCTGGATGGAGGAGCGCCTCGGTAAGCGGGTCAATCAGACGCGCGTCAATGAGGCTCTGGAGACAGAGGCCGAGGTGCTGGCAGCGGCTTGCCCGTTCTGTATTATGATGTTTGAGGATGGCGTGAAGGGCGTGGAGGCGGAGGAGCGCCTCCAGGTCGAGGATATCGCGGAGATCGTGGCCCGCGCCCTGGAGGAGGCCGCTACACCTGCCCCGGCTCGCACCGGTCAGTAG
- a CDS encoding Hsp20/alpha crystallin family protein: MTTLLPFDPFREALSLRKAIDQLFEQSFVRTGWPLVGRQSPVAQLDAYETEQGYRVRMLVPGVKPEELDVSIQQNTLTLKGQLPAFVGPDEQVHWLAQEITPGHFERSLTFPKPIDADHVECTYEHGVLTLWLPVREENRPKHISVRSGSDQPLTVESSLAR; the protein is encoded by the coding sequence ATGACAACACTGCTACCGTTTGATCCTTTCCGCGAGGCGCTGAGCCTGCGCAAGGCGATTGATCAGCTCTTTGAGCAGAGCTTCGTTCGTACTGGTTGGCCGCTGGTGGGTCGCCAGAGTCCAGTTGCGCAGCTGGATGCTTACGAGACGGAGCAGGGGTATCGGGTGCGCATGCTGGTTCCCGGCGTGAAGCCGGAGGAGCTGGATGTGAGTATTCAGCAGAATACGTTGACGCTCAAGGGCCAGCTGCCGGCCTTTGTTGGCCCCGATGAGCAGGTGCACTGGCTGGCTCAGGAGATTACGCCTGGCCACTTTGAGCGTAGCTTGACGTTCCCGAAACCCATCGATGCCGATCACGTGGAGTGTACTTACGAACACGGCGTGCTGACACTCTGGCTGCCTGTTAGGGAGGAGAATCGTCCGAAGCACATCAGTGTACGCAGCGGCTCCGATCAGCCGCTGACGGTTGAGTCAAGCCTCGCCCGGTGA
- a CDS encoding DoxX family protein: MNALLATGLLLLRLTLGLIIMAHGAQKLFGLFGGHGLRGTQEMMSRLGLQPAPFWAWVVALGEFGGGLLVALGLLTPLAVLLPMGSMLVAIARVHWAKGFWNSQGGFEFNLTLLMMGVVLGLTGAGSFSLDQLLTFAPPQPLTFLIGLVVLIALLLILIPLGNLLARRSQEPAQGAIQP; this comes from the coding sequence ATGAACGCGCTTCTTGCCACCGGTCTCTTGCTGTTGCGTCTGACACTTGGTCTCATCATTATGGCTCATGGTGCTCAGAAGCTGTTCGGTCTGTTCGGCGGTCATGGCCTGCGTGGCACGCAGGAGATGATGAGCAGGCTGGGCCTGCAGCCGGCTCCGTTCTGGGCCTGGGTCGTGGCCCTGGGCGAGTTCGGCGGCGGTTTGCTGGTAGCACTGGGCCTGCTGACGCCTCTGGCGGTCTTGCTCCCAATGGGTTCGATGCTGGTGGCCATCGCCAGGGTGCACTGGGCTAAGGGCTTCTGGAACAGCCAGGGCGGCTTTGAGTTCAATCTGACCCTGCTGATGATGGGCGTCGTACTCGGCCTGACGGGCGCCGGTAGCTTCTCGCTGGACCAGCTGCTCACTTTCGCTCCGCCTCAGCCGCTGACCTTCTTGATCGGACTGGTGGTTCTGATCGCGCTGCTGCTGATCCTGATCCCGCTGGGCAATCTGCTGGCCCGGCGTTCGCAGGAGCCAGCCCAGGGCGCTATCCAGCCCTGA